The Musa acuminata AAA Group cultivar baxijiao chromosome BXJ2-2, Cavendish_Baxijiao_AAA, whole genome shotgun sequence genome contains the following window.
GGTCCAATTCAAGGCATCCCTTCAGAGCATTATGAGCTTCTTCATCTGTAAGCAGATGAGAAGGAACCTGATGCGAAAAACGAAACATCTCTTCTCTAGAGATCCTCTTAATTTCTGTTGGGCCCATATGTCGATGGAAAACTGCTTTAAATCCAGCGACTTTCACCAATGGAATCACAGACACACCATCCTCGTCATTATAATCATCGAGTACTTCCACCATTTCATAATTGTATATCACATCATCAGGTGTGAGCTCATTCCAATCTGGAGACCAGTTCCTATATAAGGCCCAAGTATCACCTTTCTTAGGCACAATTCTAATGACTCCTCGGGGACCTTTGTCCCATCTAACTTTATGTGAGAATATATTAACTGTATCACTTATTTGATATCTGCTCACCCTGAATTCTCCGCATGTCTTTGCAAATCCAGAGTCTATCCAGTTAATTGGTCCCAATTCACTGTTGGACTTCGAATTAAGAAAACTCATGCGGATCCTGAAAGGATTCAGAGAGAGAACTTTTTGAACCATGGCATAGAGTCGTGGCATGCCATCTTCACTGTCATACGTAGCCCATACCTGATCACCTTCAAAAGTCCTCTCCTGGCGATCCCTGTCAAAGTCATAGAAATCAGGATCAGGTACATCGATCGATACAAGTTTAAGGACTTTCTTATCCAAATTGTCATCATGGTCATGTGTTGAATCCTTATCATGGGAATCATCCAAGCAGGCCTGTTTGCCTGTATCCCCATCCATTACAACTGCTTCTTGtccatttttctgctttaatttctCTTTTTCTCCCAACTTGGTTGTTTGAGCTAAGTTCCATTCTTCTAGCTTTTCAACAACTGTTGCCTTGGCCTTCTCTACCAGCATTTGTCGAATATTAATCTGTGAAAACTCCCTAACAAAATTGTTCTGTCTTGCAGTCATTCTAGTTCTAGGAATATCCTCAAGAACACAATTAGCCTTTTGAACGTCAGGGTTAACAGTTTTCTGAACGTTTGTATGCAAATTCTCTGCCTCATCTGTTTGATGATAAATGCTGCTTTGATCACCATTGCTTCTCCTTTTTGCTGGTCTGCCAACCTTGGATATAGATCGACCCCGACCATAACCACTGACAGTGTGACCAGCATTATAATTTCCAGATTCGTCGATTGTACTCTTATAGATATGACCATCTGCCCGGAAAGACTCTTCCCTCTGAGCCGCTGCTTGTGCCTTCTCATGCTTTCTTTTCATTTTCTCAAATTTCTTGTGGTTTAGGTTTGCAGCTTGAAAAGCAGAATCTGTTGTGCTAGCAGTCCCAGCTGATCCACTGAAAGAGCTCCATTGGAAGTTCTGATGGCTATAAGAATCAAGATTTCCCCCATTCTGGGATTCTGTAGGTCCTGTTCCAGGAAAAGTGGAGGTACTGAACCCAGAACTATAGCCATTTTTTAGTGTGTAATTATGGTTTGAATTCTGTTGGTGCTGCTTGGCTGACCAAGGAATAGAAGAATTGGCTGCATTACCTGGAATTCCTATCTCAACAGCCAAGAAGGCTTGATGGCAGTTGGGACATAAAAGATTGTGATTAAGGTAAATTCTGAGGTATTCGTACTGCATCCTGCATTGTTTGCATGATGTCCAAAACGTGTTCAAATTTATTGTATGAGACTGAGAGACAGCAGATGGGCCGGAAGCATTGTTGCTCTTTCGAGCTCTTTTGTTGGAGGTCGAGGCGTTGGAAGATGAGTGGAAACCATTGGCACTACTATGAACAGAATGATCTTTGTTCTGATAGCCATTGACATTTCTGTTCTGATCATATGTCATTTTCCTTTTGTTATCAGACAACACACTCCAAGCCTCGGAAATGAGCTTGAAGGCACCTTCGGCCCCTACAGACTTGTTCTTGTCAGGGTGTAGCTGGAGAGCTAACTTCCTGTAATGTTTCCGGAGTGTCTCTTCATCTGCAAAGGCATTCACCGAGAGAATCGCGTACCAGTCACTCTCCCCATTGATCCTCTTTTCTGCTGCAAGATAAACATCCAGAGTGGCAATCATCTGGCTTATGCCATCCAGCGATGGGAAGAGATTTTGGGCCTTCAAGGCAAACTTCTTGGCACCCTTGACGTCCTTTGCATTGAATTTCCTTTCCGCGGTTTCTTTTGCCTTGAGGGCCTTCTCCCTGTTACAGTCCATTCTCTACTCTTGCAAACTATCTTGCACGCGAAAGAAGAGAAGATATAGAAATTTTCTTTTTCCTACACTTGTACCAACAGCAACACAGAATTCTGTTTCCTCCAGCAAAATGTTCCCATGTCCGCAACTGAAACAAGGAGACCGAACAGACAAGTTTACCGCACTGAAGTGATATAAAACCCAAAAAAACAAGGCAAACAATCAATTACTCGGATTTAGAGAACCACTGCATAAGTGGTAAATATTAAGTGTAATGTCAACTAAGAACACGTAAGATCACCCATTGGATCCTAAACCTAAAAGTAGGACAGGCGGAAACCCCAGAGAATGAAACAAAGACAGCTCAACCACACTCGAGAACTAAAAAGAGCTACCTTGGCCACTGAACAATCGAGAAACAGAAGAAAATATTCATGTTTTCTGTTGTCTGTGAAGTGAAAACACTTGAGAATTGTTCCAAGATCTCGACGTTTGCTAGGCAAAAGTAGATGGCCAACTATAAGAAAAGATTTACAGATTATAGAGCTCATCCGGAGCATGAATTAACGAACAGTGGCAACCAATTCCCCATTTTTGATGGATTACAAGTCTAGAAACCCTAAATGCCCTGATCGCGGCCATCAGACGAGAGCcgagagtaaaaaggaaaagaaaaagaaaaaaggggcAATTAAAGGAAGGAGAGATCACCAATTCTTTTCGGAGGAAATCCACGTAATTGATGGAATTATTGGATCCGAGCGGCCGCCATGAGAAGGTCTCGGTGGGcaaaattccccccccccccccccccccccgaaactTCAAAAATTAGGGGGGAATTGAGCTCCTTGGGTCAAACCCACTCCCCTTCAGACCTAAAACAATAATCCACAAATACCAAAATGGTTACGCAAGAAAAAGGAAGAGGTCACCACAACAGCCCTGTGTGTATACATTCATTCTGATATCTTCTTAACCCTAACCTGACTTTTATTATTCTATTCCTCTCACCCCCACCCTCTAACTAGGGTTAATTTTTGGTCCAGGGTGTGATATGTCATTTTCATTAATTGCAGAGATTAAATGACTGTAATTAGGGGagggattttttttaatataatattaggaATGTATAGCTGTGGCCTTATTATTACTGTAAGAGAAAGTTAACAGAGCTGTAGTGGGTGTTTGCGAATGCTTACTATTGCTTTTATTTATTGAGGACACCATCATTTAATTATCTCCTTTTCTAAGGTAATAATAATATGGATCACAGGCACAGCACAAAgcccttttattattattattattattattattattattattattttttttttttttaagggtaGGGTGGTGGGATGGGAGTGAGGGGTTTCAAACTGGCAAGTATTCCATGTGGACCCCACATGGTGGTGATGGGTGCTCTGAAACTTTAGGACTAGTAGTGACCCAAGGAGTTGGGGGTGAAGGGCATGGTAGAATGATGGGTGACCCATTTGCTGTTTGGATTAGTTAGGAATAGGCGCCTGTTGGCTTGGAGGCCTTTGGTTTCCTCTCACCTCCTCATGGTGTTACTGACTTGGAGACTACACAAAAGGCCACTCATGGTACTGTTCTTAAAGCTTAAGCAACATTATTCTTccattttcaaaaatatattttttttttacagatTTGATACCATAATTCTGGTTCAGCTTTTTGGCTGGTAGGGTAGGCATGATGGTCATGCCAAGTCCCACTTGTTGCTGAAGAAGGAAAAAGAGTCTCATCTTCTTTCTGCCAGCAGCACTCAGCAGTCGGCATTTGGTTGTTACCATTTGCTTTTTCTGCTCATTCATTTTTCTTGAGAAATGGAGATGAAGAGAACAAACATTTTTGCAGCATGGGTCTGCATTTTCTTCAACCCAACTCACTtcctgaagaaaaagaaaaaaccaatGTGAGCACAAACCAAACCTACAAGGTtcgatattaaatattttatttttatgagtcAAACCTTGATTGATTGTTCATGTTGCAAAAGAACACCTTTGCCATAATACCAAGATTGAACCCCTAGCACAACAGATTGTTGAAGACTGAACACAAGTTTTACGATACAGTTGACTACTAAGAGAATACATTACAATCTCTGATCTATCTGGTGCTAAATTAAGTGCCAGACACTGACAACTATGGTTTGATCTTTTGCTGCTTATACTGCTctaattgcttgtggatcccagaaGTCCTGATTCAGCAACCGGTCCAACTTCAAGAGGATGACACAACGATTTAGAGATTAGTAGGAGGAAGGCTTGTAGCTGGAAACTCTAGCATCCGATTCAGAGGTGTCACCACTGAAGGCTTTAATATTGAAGAGGTTGATTCAAATACTTATGGAGGTACAGCCCGAGTATTTGAAATTGGACATTCTTCAGATGGTTTTAACATCCCCTCCATTACTCCAGCAAAAACAGACTTGAGCTCACTTAGGAAACTAGCAGACCAATAAGTTGAGACTTGAAACCTAATGACATCATGAAGACAGCAACAGTTCAAAATAAATTCAAGCCTAAAGCCATCAGTTCAATTATTTTTCACgactgaaaaaaaaaatgcacTCTTCCAACATCAATTTTAGATTTACTTCACCATAGTCATGATATTTTCTGTTGATTTCCAGTCTCGGGAAATTATGCTTTTAATCTTTGGTAGAAGCAGGTACGGTTGTAAATTGCCATCTTTCCTTCAGCATGAAATTACTGCACCAGTGACCTACTTTCATTCTAAAACCAGGATCCACTCAACAAATAAAGCAAAAGGATGAATACTTTGAATTCAGAATGATCATGGAAACTTTCACCGAGTGTCATAAATGCTAATAAATCAGCCATTGATCATGTAAAAGATCAATCAACCTACAAGAAAATCACAGAAGTTAAGAGTTTAAGCTTGTGCAATAAAAAATACTTTGAATTTTATCTCCCTTGTTACTgtaaataataga
Protein-coding sequences here:
- the LOC135606222 gene encoding uncharacterized protein LOC135606222 — encoded protein: MDCNREKALKAKETAERKFNAKDVKGAKKFALKAQNLFPSLDGISQMIATLDVYLAAEKRINGESDWYAILSVNAFADEETLRKHYRKLALQLHPDKNKSVGAEGAFKLISEAWSVLSDNKRKMTYDQNRNVNGYQNKDHSVHSSANGFHSSSNASTSNKRARKSNNASGPSAVSQSHTINLNTFWTSCKQCRMQYEYLRIYLNHNLLCPNCHQAFLAVEIGIPGNAANSSIPWSAKQHQQNSNHNYTLKNGYSSGFSTSTFPGTGPTESQNGGNLDSYSHQNFQWSSFSGSAGTASTTDSAFQAANLNHKKFEKMKRKHEKAQAAAQREESFRADGHIYKSTIDESGNYNAGHTVSGYGRGRSISKVGRPAKRRSNGDQSSIYHQTDEAENLHTNVQKTVNPDVQKANCVLEDIPRTRMTARQNNFVREFSQINIRQMLVEKAKATVVEKLEEWNLAQTTKLGEKEKLKQKNGQEAVVMDGDTGKQACLDDSHDKDSTHDHDDNLDKKVLKLVSIDVPDPDFYDFDRDRQERTFEGDQVWATYDSEDGMPRLYAMVQKVLSLNPFRIRMSFLNSKSNSELGPINWIDSGFAKTCGEFRVSRYQISDTVNIFSHKVRWDKGPRGVIRIVPKKGDTWALYRNWSPDWNELTPDDVIYNYEMVEVLDDYNDEDGVSVIPLVKVAGFKAVFHRHMGPTEIKRISREEMFRFSHQVPSHLLTDEEAHNALKGCLELDPAATPVELLQIITEVKVDLGMEANEQQSGN